The following are encoded in a window of Aromatoleum petrolei genomic DNA:
- a CDS encoding site-specific integrase, which translates to MSQKTELRSFSALVTTLPQRVFTRSGASFDPRGDVWEWADGPYDARLDFRRYSNGFEVFVPSLKQALIPYVKGHSSSHVSNLQKSFSHFVDIIQKCPDGPINAQHISNYAARLSPHEVGRLGTLNGLLQKWVALGLPGVEPECATYLEERRKPGNKKGEAVRTRNPVAGPFSEGEYTALYSAVNAAYGRGELPLWTVLLTRLLLACGGRISQYASLKILDFDCATAVLSLPQAKTREEHMRSSFLQFDISPQTARLMSDYISGLRAEGYEQESAFFPSELVMPRRPRKQLRAKDDLFYGHCIPSALSQCFKTQMADIAPPTPRLDFAPTPLTPKRFRYTFGTRLAEEGASKVLIANRLGHADLQNVEVYVANSPKIVENLDRTMGTLLAPLARAFKGQLVEGEESSTQKGAPGSRIIDFRVSPAPIGSCAGKGGGCAFNKPVACYSCFRFEPWLDAPHEKVLQRLYAEREKWSADDRMASVNDEPIRAVQEVIALCAEIWQQRGTTGGGA; encoded by the coding sequence ATGTCCCAGAAAACTGAGCTTCGGTCTTTCTCTGCGCTAGTTACCACGCTGCCGCAGCGCGTCTTCACCCGCAGCGGCGCTAGCTTCGACCCACGGGGCGACGTGTGGGAGTGGGCTGATGGGCCTTATGACGCGCGATTGGACTTTCGCCGTTACAGCAACGGATTTGAAGTCTTCGTCCCTTCGCTAAAGCAGGCGTTGATTCCTTACGTCAAGGGCCACTCATCTTCGCACGTCTCGAATCTCCAAAAGTCATTCTCGCACTTTGTGGACATTATCCAGAAATGCCCAGATGGGCCAATAAACGCGCAGCATATCTCGAACTATGCGGCCAGGTTGTCGCCTCACGAGGTGGGTCGGCTTGGGACTCTCAATGGACTGCTGCAGAAATGGGTGGCCTTGGGGTTGCCTGGCGTCGAGCCGGAGTGCGCCACATACCTGGAAGAGCGGCGGAAGCCTGGGAACAAAAAGGGAGAGGCCGTACGAACAAGAAATCCGGTCGCAGGCCCGTTCAGCGAGGGGGAATACACCGCTTTGTACTCGGCGGTGAACGCGGCCTACGGGCGAGGTGAGCTTCCGCTGTGGACGGTCCTGTTAACGCGACTCTTGCTTGCGTGCGGGGGCCGCATTTCCCAGTACGCATCTCTCAAAATTCTTGACTTTGATTGCGCCACCGCAGTCCTCAGCTTGCCGCAGGCGAAGACGAGAGAGGAACACATGCGGTCTAGCTTCCTGCAGTTTGACATCAGCCCCCAAACCGCACGGCTCATGTCTGACTACATAAGTGGATTGCGGGCGGAGGGCTATGAGCAAGAATCGGCATTCTTTCCCTCGGAACTAGTCATGCCGCGAAGGCCTAGAAAGCAACTTCGTGCAAAAGACGACCTGTTCTATGGGCATTGCATCCCCAGTGCTCTGTCGCAATGCTTCAAAACGCAAATGGCAGACATTGCGCCCCCAACGCCGAGACTTGACTTCGCGCCGACGCCATTGACGCCCAAGCGGTTCCGCTACACGTTCGGTACCCGACTGGCGGAGGAAGGTGCAAGCAAGGTGCTCATCGCGAACCGCCTAGGCCATGCTGACCTTCAAAACGTTGAGGTGTACGTTGCGAACTCACCGAAGATAGTCGAGAACCTGGACAGGACGATGGGCACATTGCTCGCCCCGCTCGCTCGGGCTTTCAAGGGGCAATTAGTCGAAGGTGAAGAGAGCAGCACCCAAAAAGGCGCTCCCGGCAGTCGCATTATTGACTTCCGCGTATCTCCAGCGCCTATCGGCAGTTGCGCGGGCAAGGGTGGCGGCTGCGCATTCAACAAGCCAGTGGCATGTTATTCGTGCTTCCGATTCGAGCCCTGGCTCGACGCTCCTCATGAAAAGGTGCTTCAGCGTCTCTATGCTGAGCGTGAGAAGTGGTCGGCCGACGACCGAATGGCTTCGGTGAACGACGAGCCAATCCGTGCGGTCCAGGAAGTCATCGCTCTGTGCGCCGAAATTTGGCAGCAGCGTGGCACGACGGGGGGTGGTGCATGA
- a CDS encoding VPA1267 family protein: MASGQQLAEENVRRFTTWAASKTDDDFRNMVVRAVLSRAEIAAECGFAKSALAQNPRIKEALKQLEDGLRQRGVLPPPIAVTQASGEATEPPMREVGGQRAMLDTERLRRLEQENASLRAENGELKRQLERYAVLQEALSLTGRVPR, from the coding sequence ATGGCAAGCGGACAGCAGTTGGCCGAGGAAAACGTCCGCAGGTTCACGACCTGGGCGGCTTCGAAGACCGATGATGACTTCCGCAACATGGTAGTGCGCGCGGTCTTGTCACGCGCAGAGATTGCGGCGGAGTGCGGCTTTGCCAAGTCGGCCTTGGCACAAAACCCACGCATCAAGGAGGCCCTCAAACAGCTAGAGGATGGGTTACGGCAACGTGGCGTTCTGCCGCCCCCGATTGCCGTGACCCAGGCATCAGGCGAAGCCACAGAGCCACCCATGCGCGAGGTGGGCGGCCAGCGAGCCATGCTCGACACCGAGCGCCTGCGGCGTCTCGAACAGGAAAACGCCAGCCTCCGGGCGGAGAACGGCGAACTCAAACGACAGCTCGAGCGTTACGCCGTCTTGCAAGAGGCTCTGTCGCTCACGGGCAGGGTGCCGCGGTGA
- a CDS encoding integrase codes for MNGPNAPILNFTPRAELEPLANLEAFIELCKHSEVLGASTQFDNNVWDLGYFRGQNKVNRAVFSTHEAAKKDKPEPSLPQPFLDFAKAALVYLHDKNPVESQSQRIAALRCLEAALRQSSKGSRPTAVDETVLDCAVELAKQVSAGVAYRIAGQLASIADFMRSKGFISLRQRWMHGVKKPGETGSRISKEALKARQDKLPSAAALRALGGIFFDAFKPADVLVASETALMLCAPERINEVLRLRRNCVVEGDGEYHGKLGLRWAGSKGFEDTVKWLPSEMAPIARQAVANILRVTTPAQQLAAWYTANPRKLYLHDEAAHLRSKEVLTLNDIGLILWGGRAEKSSAVNWARLVKKLPQQPLGGRRIGYLFEDVERAVIAMLPETFPYVPGAPELLCQDAMAVMRTNEMHSEKATYLCMFSCVDEGVITNHFGAREDRSSMFERFTYTEDDGSPIQLRSHSLRHYLNMLAQTGGLSSTEIAIFSGRKDVAQNRAYDHRTSEEVQAPISRALKEGFTSELEPLVSGSRGLVTRSEFKGLGLTAAHTTEFGWCPHDFASEPCQMYRDCINCEEHECIKGEEHKEANLRLLKSETEYLLRQAQEALSEEDYGADTWVKHQIETVERVNALLSILDDPAVSVGARIRLDVANAPLITANNAHPVKIAKNTRRKALA; via the coding sequence ATGAACGGCCCCAATGCCCCCATCCTCAACTTCACCCCCCGGGCTGAACTGGAGCCTTTGGCCAATCTCGAGGCCTTCATAGAGCTTTGTAAGCACTCTGAGGTGCTTGGCGCCAGCACACAATTCGACAACAACGTTTGGGATTTGGGTTACTTCAGAGGGCAGAACAAGGTCAACAGGGCAGTGTTCAGCACGCATGAGGCTGCAAAGAAAGACAAACCGGAGCCGAGCCTGCCCCAACCGTTCCTTGACTTTGCAAAGGCGGCACTTGTTTATCTCCACGACAAGAATCCCGTGGAGTCGCAAAGTCAACGAATCGCCGCGCTGCGATGCTTGGAAGCGGCCTTGCGTCAGTCGAGCAAGGGCTCGCGGCCCACGGCAGTCGATGAAACGGTGCTGGACTGTGCGGTCGAACTCGCCAAGCAGGTGTCGGCGGGCGTGGCCTACCGTATTGCAGGCCAACTCGCATCTATCGCGGACTTCATGCGCTCGAAGGGCTTCATTTCGCTTCGACAGCGTTGGATGCACGGAGTCAAAAAGCCAGGGGAAACGGGGTCTCGCATCTCGAAGGAAGCCCTCAAGGCGCGCCAGGACAAGTTGCCGTCCGCAGCGGCGCTCCGTGCTCTTGGGGGCATCTTCTTTGATGCCTTCAAGCCAGCAGATGTCTTGGTTGCTAGCGAGACAGCTTTGATGCTCTGCGCGCCGGAGCGCATCAATGAAGTACTCCGGCTACGGCGCAACTGCGTGGTCGAGGGTGACGGCGAATATCACGGAAAGCTCGGGTTGCGCTGGGCGGGGTCGAAGGGCTTTGAAGACACCGTCAAGTGGCTACCGTCTGAGATGGCGCCCATCGCCCGCCAAGCCGTTGCGAATATTCTTCGGGTGACGACCCCCGCCCAGCAGTTGGCCGCTTGGTATACCGCGAACCCGAGGAAGCTGTACCTCCATGACGAAGCCGCGCACCTTAGGAGTAAGGAGGTCCTGACGTTGAATGACATCGGTCTCATCCTGTGGGGTGGGAGGGCGGAGAAGAGTTCCGCGGTCAACTGGGCTCGCCTTGTCAAAAAGTTGCCCCAGCAGCCTCTCGGTGGGCGTCGTATCGGTTACCTGTTCGAAGACGTTGAACGGGCAGTCATCGCGATGCTTCCAGAAACGTTTCCGTACGTGCCTGGTGCTCCTGAACTGCTTTGCCAAGACGCTATGGCCGTGATGCGGACCAACGAGATGCACTCGGAAAAGGCCACTTATCTGTGCATGTTCAGCTGCGTCGATGAAGGTGTTATCACCAATCACTTCGGGGCTCGTGAGGATAGAAGCTCTATGTTTGAGCGCTTCACCTACACCGAGGACGATGGGTCACCAATTCAGCTTCGGAGCCACAGTCTGCGCCACTACCTGAACATGCTTGCGCAAACCGGGGGGTTGAGCAGCACCGAGATTGCGATTTTCTCTGGTCGGAAGGATGTGGCGCAGAACCGCGCCTACGACCACAGGACCTCCGAGGAGGTGCAGGCGCCCATCAGTCGAGCCTTGAAGGAAGGCTTTACGTCTGAGTTGGAGCCCCTCGTCAGCGGGAGCAGGGGCCTCGTGACGCGGAGCGAGTTCAAAGGCCTGGGGCTCACTGCTGCGCACACGACGGAGTTCGGTTGGTGCCCCCATGACTTCGCGAGTGAGCCGTGTCAGATGTACCGCGACTGCATCAACTGCGAAGAGCACGAATGCATCAAGGGAGAGGAGCATAAGGAGGCGAACCTGCGGCTGCTCAAGAGCGAGACCGAGTACCTTTTGAGGCAAGCCCAAGAAGCGCTGAGCGAAGAGGACTACGGCGCGGATACATGGGTCAAACATCAGATTGAAACTGTCGAGCGAGTCAATGCTCTCCTTTCGATTCTGGACGACCCCGCGGTGTCAGTTGGTGCGCGGATTAGGCTGGATGTGGCCAACGCTCCGCTCATTACGGCTAACAACGCCCATCCTGTCAAGATAGCCAAGAACACACGCAGAAAGGCGCTGGCATGA
- the ssb gene encoding single-stranded DNA-binding protein, which translates to MASLNKVILIGNLGRDPETRYAPSGDAICNITVATTETWKDKQSGERKEATEWHRVVFFGRLAEIAAQYLRKGSQIYVEGRLQTRKWQDKDGQDRYTTEIRGDEMKMLGSRQGGGGGDAPMGGGYEAPSAPARQAPQQAPAQKAPSQSGGGGFGDFDDDIPF; encoded by the coding sequence ATGGCTTCCCTGAACAAAGTCATCCTGATCGGCAACCTGGGCCGCGATCCGGAAACCCGCTATGCGCCGAGTGGCGACGCGATCTGCAACATCACCGTGGCGACGACCGAGACGTGGAAGGACAAGCAGAGCGGCGAGCGCAAGGAGGCGACCGAGTGGCACCGCGTGGTGTTCTTCGGGCGGTTGGCCGAGATCGCCGCGCAGTACTTGCGCAAGGGTAGCCAGATCTACGTCGAGGGGCGCCTGCAGACGCGCAAGTGGCAGGACAAGGACGGCCAGGACCGCTACACGACCGAGATCCGCGGCGACGAGATGAAGATGCTGGGTTCGCGTCAGGGTGGCGGCGGTGGCGATGCGCCAATGGGCGGTGGCTACGAGGCCCCGTCCGCACCGGCGCGCCAGGCCCCGCAGCAGGCGCCCGCGCAGAAGGCGCCGAGCCAGTCGGGCGGCGGCGGGTTCGGCGACTTCGACGACGATATCCCGTTCTAG
- a CDS encoding MFS transporter produces MTPAERRAGASLAAIFALRMLGLFLILPVFSVHAHQLPGGDNLTLVGLAIGAYGLTQAFLQMAYGVASDRFGRKPVIVFGLVLFVIGSAVAAVASDIGTVIAGRVLQGAGAISAAVTALAADLTRDQHRTKVMAMIGSSIGLVFALSMVAAPLLYNAIGMSGIFWLTAILAAAAIGVVLYVVPAAPPVPRAPTGLFGEVFRDGQLMRLNVGVFVLHLIQTAMWVMVPAALVSGANLPLPEHWKVYLPAVVLSFAAMVPAVIVAERRNRMKQVFGAAVALLVIVQAGLFAFGESAVTLGLWLTLFFVAFNVLEAILPSWISKVAPAHAKGTALGLYNTLQSAGLFIGGMLGGWLAEHFGSGAVNLVCGVLAVIWLLLAASMNPPARRVTPASAAH; encoded by the coding sequence ATGACCCCCGCAGAACGCCGGGCGGGCGCGAGCCTTGCGGCGATCTTCGCGCTGCGCATGCTCGGGCTGTTCCTGATCCTGCCGGTGTTCTCGGTGCACGCGCATCAGCTTCCCGGGGGTGACAACCTGACCCTGGTCGGGTTGGCGATCGGTGCCTACGGGCTGACGCAGGCCTTTCTGCAGATGGCCTACGGCGTGGCCTCGGACCGCTTCGGGCGCAAGCCGGTGATCGTGTTCGGACTCGTGCTGTTCGTGATCGGCAGCGCCGTCGCGGCGGTCGCCAGCGACATCGGGACGGTGATCGCGGGGCGGGTGCTGCAGGGCGCCGGCGCGATCTCGGCGGCGGTCACCGCGCTCGCGGCGGATCTGACGCGCGACCAGCACCGCACCAAGGTGATGGCGATGATCGGCTCCAGCATCGGGCTGGTGTTCGCGCTGTCGATGGTGGCGGCGCCGCTTCTGTATAATGCGATTGGCATGAGCGGGATCTTCTGGCTGACGGCCATCCTCGCGGCCGCGGCGATCGGTGTGGTGCTTTACGTGGTGCCGGCTGCGCCGCCAGTGCCGCGCGCGCCGACCGGGTTGTTCGGCGAGGTGTTCCGCGACGGCCAGCTGATGCGGTTGAACGTCGGGGTATTCGTGCTGCACCTGATCCAGACGGCGATGTGGGTGATGGTGCCGGCCGCGCTGGTGAGCGGTGCGAACCTGCCGCTGCCGGAGCACTGGAAGGTCTATCTGCCGGCGGTCGTGCTGTCGTTCGCGGCGATGGTGCCGGCGGTGATCGTCGCGGAGCGGCGCAACCGCATGAAGCAGGTGTTCGGCGCTGCGGTCGCCCTGCTGGTGATCGTGCAGGCGGGACTCTTCGCCTTCGGCGAGAGCGCCGTGACGCTGGGACTGTGGCTGACGTTGTTCTTCGTCGCCTTCAACGTACTCGAGGCGATCCTGCCGTCGTGGATCTCCAAGGTGGCGCCGGCGCACGCGAAAGGAACGGCGCTGGGCCTGTACAACACCCTGCAGTCGGCCGGGCTGTTCATCGGCGGCATGCTGGGGGGCTGGCTGGCCGAGCACTTTGGCAGCGGCGCCGTGAACCTCGTGTGCGGCGTGCTCGCCGTGATCTGGCTGCTGCTGGCAGCCTCAATGAATCCGCCCGCCCGCCGTGTGACGCCGGCGTCGGCGGCACACTAA
- a CDS encoding tyrosine-type recombinase/integrase — translation MALLYRELAKARVDLLERLRRGQFLTVPELNRLADAAQYHVADLSLEDVGEPGPSNVVDMKRIRMRRKVAIEEVKAVDVATQASRIRYMASYLEFLATYYAATLPALQGNSLKSESADALKVFRAQVPQVSKRAKVGAREGLSKEDQDRLVKLVHPDSPDNPWERGFVRRRNWLIIVLLLATGMRRGELLGLQIRDLEQRLPQLRVLRRADAIEDPRRIEASTKTNDRILELRPAIIKAVWRYIRDDRNKIKVARKYPQLIVADDGQPLSLKSIDKIFAQLREACPGLPVRLTSHVMRHTWNERFSEQAELMGLQDALAEMARNEQQGWVYKSQSAAFYTRKFTSRKGRELALKLQEQLDVPEN, via the coding sequence TTGGCGCTGCTCTACCGGGAACTGGCCAAGGCTCGTGTTGACCTGCTTGAACGGTTGAGGCGGGGGCAATTCTTGACGGTGCCCGAACTCAACCGATTGGCGGATGCGGCTCAGTATCACGTCGCCGACCTTTCCCTTGAGGATGTCGGCGAGCCCGGTCCGTCCAACGTCGTTGATATGAAGCGAATCCGGATGCGCCGTAAAGTCGCAATCGAGGAGGTCAAGGCCGTGGATGTGGCGACTCAGGCGTCACGCATCCGGTACATGGCGAGCTACTTGGAGTTTCTCGCCACCTATTACGCCGCGACTCTGCCAGCGCTTCAAGGAAACTCGCTTAAGAGCGAGAGTGCTGACGCACTTAAAGTATTTCGCGCCCAGGTGCCTCAAGTATCCAAAAGGGCCAAGGTCGGCGCGCGAGAGGGGCTCTCAAAGGAGGACCAAGACCGGCTCGTTAAACTGGTTCACCCTGATTCGCCTGACAACCCTTGGGAGCGAGGATTCGTCCGTCGGCGGAACTGGCTGATTATTGTGCTCTTGCTCGCCACAGGTATGCGTCGTGGCGAACTGCTTGGTCTGCAGATTCGCGATTTGGAGCAACGCCTGCCGCAACTGCGCGTTCTCCGTCGGGCCGATGCAATAGAGGACCCCCGTCGCATCGAAGCAAGCACGAAGACCAACGACCGAATCTTGGAGTTGCGGCCAGCCATCATCAAAGCCGTCTGGCGCTATATCAGGGATGACCGAAACAAAATTAAAGTGGCTCGCAAGTATCCCCAGCTCATCGTCGCAGACGACGGACAGCCTTTGTCCTTGAAGAGCATCGACAAGATATTTGCGCAACTTCGCGAAGCCTGCCCAGGTCTGCCGGTCCGGCTGACGAGCCATGTCATGCGGCACACTTGGAACGAGCGCTTCTCCGAGCAGGCTGAATTGATGGGCCTGCAGGACGCTCTCGCAGAGATGGCCCGGAATGAACAACAGGGCTGGGTCTATAAGTCGCAGTCTGCTGCATTCTACACTCGTAAATTCACGAGCCGAAAAGGTCGAGAGCTCGCTCTGAAATTACAGGAACAGCTAGATGTCCCAGAAAACTGA